The Macrococcoides canis genome has a window encoding:
- the fabD gene encoding ACP S-malonyltransferase, whose amino-acid sequence MSKRALLFPGQGSQFIGMTQDFNDQGKDTINELNSLLDIDLVNIMYNDDAVNETQYTQPAILMHSVALLAQFQQSFDYCLGHSLGEYSALVASGVLTQEDAVRIVYKRGQLMSTAYPQGVGKMAAIMGSDRNVIEAACTAVSNDEHLLNIANINGPGQIVVSGHAQSIDALIDRKQELGLKKIIPLNVSGPFHSELMKVIEAEFRAYLEQFDFQDAHVPVVQNVNALPETDAKRIKENLVKQLYAPVEFTDSIRFLIDQGVTEFIEIGPKKVLTALVKKIDRNVTVKNITTTNEISEV is encoded by the coding sequence ATGAGTAAACGCGCACTGCTATTTCCGGGACAAGGTTCACAGTTTATCGGAATGACCCAAGATTTCAATGATCAGGGGAAAGACACGATTAATGAACTGAACAGCCTGCTTGATATCGATCTCGTTAATATTATGTACAATGATGATGCAGTTAATGAAACACAGTATACACAACCCGCGATCTTAATGCATAGTGTTGCATTGTTGGCGCAATTTCAACAGTCATTCGACTATTGCTTAGGTCATAGTCTAGGTGAATACAGTGCATTAGTCGCATCCGGTGTATTAACACAAGAAGATGCAGTTCGTATCGTCTATAAACGCGGCCAGTTAATGAGCACAGCATACCCACAAGGTGTAGGTAAGATGGCAGCAATTATGGGTTCTGACCGAAATGTTATAGAAGCGGCCTGTACTGCAGTAAGCAATGATGAACATCTATTAAATATTGCAAACATTAACGGTCCGGGACAAATCGTAGTATCTGGACATGCACAAAGTATCGATGCATTGATAGATAGAAAGCAGGAACTCGGTTTAAAGAAAATTATTCCGCTTAATGTGAGTGGTCCGTTTCATTCTGAGTTGATGAAGGTAATCGAAGCGGAGTTCAGAGCATATCTTGAGCAGTTTGATTTTCAGGATGCCCATGTCCCTGTAGTTCAAAATGTAAATGCATTACCGGAAACAGATGCAAAACGCATCAAAGAGAATTTAGTAAAACAGCTCTATGCCCCGGTTGAATTTACAGATTCAATTCGTTTTCTGATTGATCAGGGCGTTACTGAATTTATTGAAATCGGACCTAAAAAGGTGCTTACAGCCCTAGTAAAAAAGATTGATCGTAATGTAACAGTTAAAAATATTACTACTACTAATGAAATAAGTGAGGTTTAA
- the fabG gene encoding 3-oxoacyl-[acyl-carrier-protein] reductase → MKTALVTGSSRGIGRSIALALADEGFNIIVNYSGNEQKAQQVVQEIIEKGQKAVAVKADVSNFDEVKAMIDEGVATFGSLDCIVNNAGITRDNLAMRMKREEFTDVIDTNLTGVFNVIQAASRQLLRQRAGTVINVSSIVASIGNAGQVNYVAAKAGVEGMTKTFAREFASRGIRVNAVAPGFIKSDMTDVLDDSLVQTMKSQIPLGEMGQPEDVAHMVAFLASDKAQYITGQTFHVNGGMFMQ, encoded by the coding sequence ATGAAAACAGCTTTAGTTACTGGAAGTTCTAGAGGTATCGGCAGAAGTATCGCTTTAGCTCTAGCAGACGAAGGGTTTAATATCATCGTCAATTATTCAGGAAATGAACAAAAAGCACAGCAAGTCGTACAGGAGATTATTGAAAAGGGGCAAAAAGCTGTTGCGGTAAAAGCAGATGTCAGCAACTTTGATGAAGTTAAAGCAATGATTGATGAAGGAGTTGCTACTTTTGGTTCATTGGACTGTATCGTCAATAATGCAGGAATTACGAGAGACAATCTGGCGATGCGTATGAAACGAGAAGAATTTACAGATGTCATCGATACGAATTTAACAGGCGTATTCAACGTAATTCAGGCTGCCTCTAGACAATTGCTGCGCCAGCGTGCAGGCACTGTAATTAATGTCAGCAGTATCGTTGCAAGTATCGGGAATGCTGGACAAGTCAATTACGTTGCAGCAAAAGCAGGTGTTGAAGGGATGACGAAAACCTTTGCTCGTGAGTTTGCGAGCCGTGGAATCCGTGTGAATGCAGTAGCCCCTGGATTTATTAAAAGTGATATGACGGATGTACTGGATGATTCGCTTGTACAGACGATGAAAAGTCAGATACCATTAGGTGAGATGGGCCAGCCTGAAGATGTTGCGCATATGGTAGCGTTTCTTGCTAGTGATAAAGCGCAGTATATTACAGGACAGACATTTCATGTTAATGGTGGTATGTTTATGCAATAA
- a CDS encoding acyl carrier protein: MENFDKVKDIIVDRLGVDADKVTADASFKDDLGADSLDIAELVMELEDQFGTEIPDEDAEKINTVGDAVKYIESLEK; this comes from the coding sequence ATGGAAAACTTCGACAAAGTAAAAGATATTATCGTAGATCGTCTTGGTGTAGATGCAGATAAAGTAACTGCAGATGCTTCATTCAAAGATGATTTAGGTGCGGATTCTTTAGATATCGCTGAATTAGTAATGGAATTAGAAGATCAGTTCGGTACTGAGATTCCTGATGAAGATGCTGAAAAAATCAACACGGTTGGTGATGCAGTGAAATATATTGAATCATTAGAAAAATAA
- the rnc gene encoding ribonuclease III — translation MNKRHLIIDKFKVRLSKTLTHMDIIPNNVELYVQAFSHSSFINDFKLDKNKDNERLEFLGDAVLELMVSQYLYQQHSDLPEGRLTKLRAAIVCEPSLVTFAKMLKFDQLILLGKGEEKTGGRTRPSLIADVFEAFVGALYLDQGHDVTQKFFNDYIFPAITDELLHGLIDYKTYLQEYIHKTKNLQVTYRLVKEEGPAHFKAFTSEVYVEDKVIGSGTGRTKKESEQQAAQAALLLLTAGES, via the coding sequence ATGAATAAAAGGCATCTCATAATCGATAAATTTAAAGTAAGGTTAAGTAAGACATTAACGCACATGGACATTATCCCTAATAATGTTGAACTGTATGTGCAGGCATTCTCACATTCTAGTTTCATTAATGATTTCAAGCTTGATAAAAATAAAGACAATGAACGTCTGGAATTTCTAGGAGATGCGGTGTTAGAATTGATGGTTTCACAATATTTATACCAGCAGCATAGTGATCTGCCAGAAGGTAGGCTGACAAAACTGCGTGCTGCGATTGTATGTGAACCTTCACTTGTGACATTTGCGAAGATGCTAAAGTTTGATCAGCTGATTCTGCTTGGCAAAGGAGAGGAAAAGACAGGTGGCAGAACACGTCCATCTTTAATCGCAGATGTATTTGAGGCTTTCGTCGGCGCACTATATCTTGATCAAGGACACGATGTAACGCAAAAGTTTTTTAATGATTATATATTTCCTGCCATAACTGATGAATTGTTACATGGCTTGATAGACTATAAAACATATCTACAGGAATATATTCATAAAACTAAAAATCTACAAGTTACTTATCGTCTTGTCAAAGAGGAAGGACCGGCACATTTTAAAGCGTTTACGTCTGAAGTTTATGTCGAAGATAAAGTCATCGGTTCTGGAACCGGAAGAACGAAAAAAGAATCAGAGCAACAGGCAGCTCAAGCTGCTTTATTGCTACTGACAGCAGGAGAGTCATAA